A stretch of Spirochaetota bacterium DNA encodes these proteins:
- a CDS encoding lysophospholipid acyltransferase family protein, translating into MAKRNFSNLQYLMMFVEAIVIVPLVNIISFFCPYDKIYNLSKKIGAIILIIAPIKQKIIGENLAIIFPEKKYSVQEIKEISLIIVSYEFRILLEMISFSKMNFQEIISYIRIIQSDQIASFYHAQSTGVVSFSLHYGNWELLGSIMNQVGIPLACLVERQFNPWIDKYLQFLRKKLGIKTVYNEISQMRSLLTYMRNKGSVALVADQTYWFDPLFILFFNKEAAVPQGTASLALKMNSILCFGYSQYISEGIYAINLDMNIISNDQKNKLSVEQLMKIVYHRYEEVIKQDVTNWYTLGSDRWALTKESLKEWNKNPDSSRF; encoded by the coding sequence ATGGCTAAAAGAAATTTTTCTAATCTTCAATATCTAATGATGTTTGTAGAAGCGATAGTAATAGTACCCCTAGTTAATATTATTTCTTTCTTTTGTCCTTATGATAAAATTTATAATTTATCAAAAAAAATAGGAGCTATTATACTAATAATAGCTCCTATTAAACAAAAAATAATAGGTGAAAATTTAGCTATTATTTTTCCTGAAAAAAAATATTCAGTACAAGAAATAAAAGAAATATCTCTTATTATAGTAAGTTATGAATTTCGTATATTACTTGAAATGATTTCTTTTTCTAAAATGAATTTTCAAGAAATCATTTCTTATATAAGAATAATACAAAGTGATCAAATAGCATCATTTTATCATGCTCAATCTACAGGGGTTGTTAGTTTTTCGTTACATTATGGTAATTGGGAATTATTAGGTTCTATAATGAATCAAGTTGGGATCCCTTTGGCTTGTTTAGTTGAACGGCAATTTAATCCATGGATAGATAAATATCTTCAATTTTTAAGAAAAAAATTAGGGATAAAAACTGTTTATAATGAAATTTCTCAAATGAGATCTTTATTAACATATATGAGAAATAAAGGAAGTGTAGCTTTGGTTGCCGATCAAACATATTGGTTTGATCCTCTTTTTATTCTTTTTTTTAATAAAGAAGCTGCTGTTCCTCAGGGTACGGCTAGTTTGGCTTTGAAAATGAATTCAATTTTGTGTTTTGGATATAGTCAATATATTTCAGAGGGTATTTATGCTATTAATTTAGATATGAATATTATTTCTAATGATCAAAAAAATAAGCTATCTGTAGAACAATTGATGAAAATAGTATATCATCGATATGAAGAAGTTATCAAACAAGATGTTACTAATTGGTATACATTGGGATCTGACAGATGGGCTTTAACTAAAGAATCACTAAAAGAATGGAATAAAAATCCAGATAGTAGTAGATTTTAG
- a CDS encoding co-chaperone GroES gives MAVKPIGSRILIEVKAGEEKTSSGLYIPNAAQEKTNTGNVIAIGDKDVTVTVGQIVVFDKYAGTQIEVEGKEMLLLDMENVLAVVQ, from the coding sequence ATGGCAGTAAAACCTATTGGTAGTCGTATTCTTATTGAAGTGAAAGCCGGAGAAGAAAAAACATCTAGTGGATTATATATCCCTAATGCAGCTCAAGAAAAAACTAATACAGGAAATGTTATTGCTATTGGTGATAAAGATGTCACTGTAACTGTAGGACAAATAGTAGTATTTGACAAGTATGCAGGAACACAAATTGAAGTAGAAGGAAAAGAAATGCTTCTTCTCGATATGGAAAATGTATTAGCTGTTGTTCAATAA
- the ybeY gene encoding rRNA maturation RNase YbeY produces MIDISIEPSSKNIIELNEHFLSLLNTFIKELLEEFECGNRSCSLLICDNIFIQKLNQQYRQKNCSTDVLSFAFDDENEFILAESSLGDIIISSETAFNQSQEFQVSYEEEFIRLTIHGVLHLLGFDHELGKKEEIEMFELQDYYMQTFMQKYNGTDSALI; encoded by the coding sequence ATGATAGATATTTCTATAGAACCCTCATCTAAAAATATAATAGAATTAAACGAACATTTTTTATCATTATTAAATACTTTTATTAAAGAATTATTAGAAGAATTTGAGTGTGGTAATAGATCTTGTTCTTTATTAATATGTGATAATATATTTATTCAAAAACTAAATCAACAATATAGACAAAAAAATTGCAGTACAGATGTGCTATCTTTTGCTTTTGATGATGAAAACGAATTTATCCTTGCTGAATCTTCATTAGGTGATATAATTATTTCATCAGAAACTGCTTTTAATCAATCTCAAGAATTTCAAGTAAGTTATGAAGAGGAGTTTATTCGTTTAACAATACATGGAGTTCTCCATTTACTTGGATTTGATCATGAGTTGGGAAAGAAAGAAGAGATAGAAATGTTTGAGTTACAAGACTATTATATGCAAACATTTATGCAAAAATATAACGGAACAGATAGTGCTTTGATCTAA